A stretch of Triticum aestivum cultivar Chinese Spring chromosome 1D, IWGSC CS RefSeq v2.1, whole genome shotgun sequence DNA encodes these proteins:
- the LOC123180948 gene encoding silicon efflux transporter LSI2, which produces MALESTAKVVLGCVAFSIFWVLAVFPSVPFMPVGRTAGSLLGAMLMVLFRVMTPEQAYAAIDLPILGLLFGTMVVSIFLERADMFQYLGSMLSWKSRGSKDLLFRVCLVSAVASALFTNDTTCVVLTEFILKVARQNNLPPQPFLLALASSSNIGSSATPIGNPQNLVIAVTSGISFGSFLFGIFPAMIVGVITNTCILLCYFWKHLSVDKERDQESAGGQDVVVADDEVTSHRFTPARMSRANSVNGDADYMNEPIRRSDSMSRSKSYNSEGDRDIQVAIRSVRASSMSQEMVEVSTVCDRRDDGPRKVTRTTSRQRSVIIEDAPEHIFDGDEKEKPLEEEVVKQKKWKVLAWKTAVYLTTLGMLVSLLMGLNMSWTAITAALVLLALDFTDAQACLEKVSYSLLIFFCGMFITVDGFNRTGIPNALWELVEPHARIDSAKGIALLAVVILVLSNVASNVPTVLLLGTRVAASAGAISPASEKKAWLILAWVSTVAGNLTLLGSAANLIVCEQARRAQFHGYNLTFWSHLRFGVPSTIIVTAIGLIIVVSY; this is translated from the exons ATGGCGCTTGAGAGCACGGCCAAGGTGGTGCTGGGATGCGTGGCCTTCTCCATCTTCTGGGTGCTGGCCGTCTTCCCGTCCGTGCCCTTCATGCCGGTGGGCCGGACGGCGGGGTCTCTGCTGGGCGCCATGCTCATGGTGCTCTTCCGCGTCATGACGCCCGAGCAGGCCTACGCCGCCATCGACCTCCCCATCCTCGGCCTCCTCTTCGGCACCATGGTCGTCAGCATCTTCCTGGAGCGCGCCGACATGTTCCAGTACCTCGGCAGCATGCTCTCCTGGAAGAGCCGCGGCAGCAAGGACCTCCTCTTCCGCGTCTGCCTCGTCTCCGCCGTCGCCAGCGCGCTCTTCACCAACGACACCACCTGCGTCGTGCTCACCGAGTTCATCCTCAAGGTGGCCCGGCAGAACAACCTGCCCCCGCAGCCCTTCCTCCTCGCCCTCGCCTCCAGCTCCAACATCGGCTCCTCCGCCACGCCCATCGGCAACCCGCAGAACCTCGTCATCGCCGTCACCAGCGGCATCTCCTTCGGCTCCTTCCTCTTCGGCATCTTCCCGGCCATGATCGTCGGAGTCATAACCAACACCTGCATCCTCCTCTGTTACTTCTGGAAGCACCTCTCCGTCGACAAGGAGCGGGACCAAGAGTCGGCCGGGGGGCAGGACGTCGTTGTGGCCGACGACGAGGTCACCTCGCACCGGTTCACGCCCGCGCGGATGTCGCGCGCCAACTCCGTAAACGGCGACGCCGACTACATGAACGAGCCCATCCGCAGGAGCGACAGCATGAGCAGGAGCAAGAGCTACAACTCCGAGGGCGACCGCGACATCCAGGTCGCCATCAGGTCGGTGCGCGCGTCCAGCATGTCGCAGGAGATGGTGGAGGTGTCCACGGTGTGCGACCGGCGCGACGATGGCCCCCGGAAGGTGACCAGGACGACCAGccgccagcgcagcgtcatcatcGAGGACGCGCCCGAGCATATCTTCGACGGCGACGAGAAGGAGAAGCCGCTCGAGGAGGAGGTGGTGAAGCAGAAGAAGTGGAAGGTACTCGCGTGGAAGACCGCCGTGTACCTCACGACGCTCGGGATGCTCGTCTCGCTCCTCATGGGGCTCAACATGTCCTGGACCGCCATCACCGCCGCCCTCGTCCTCCTGGCGCTCGATTTCACCGACGCACAAGCTTGCCTAGAGAAG GTATCGTACTCGCTGTTGATCTTCTTCTGCGGGATGTTCATAACGGTGGATGGCTTCAACAGAACTGGCATACCCAACGCGCTGTGGGAGCTGGTGGAGCCGCACGCGAGGATCGACAGCGCCAAAGGAATCGCGCTTCTTGCCGTTGTGATTCTTGTTCTTTCAAATGTTGCCTCAAATGTTCCAACCG TGCTGCTTCTCGGCACAAGAGTGGCAGCATCCGCTGGTGCCATCTCACCGGCTTCAGAGAAGAAAGCCTGGCTCATACTAGCTTGGGTCAGTACGGTGGCGGGCAACCTCACCCTGCTGGGCTCAGCTGCGAACCTCATCGTCTGTGAGCAGGCGCGGCGGGCGCAGTTCCATGGCTACAACCTCACCTTCTGGAGCCACCTTCGTTTCGGCGTGCCGTCGACGATCATCGTCACCGCTATTGGCCTCATTATCGTCGTTAGCTACTGA